AGGGCGGAGCAATGACAGCTTTTTCGaataacttttatatatacacaaatctgtTTAGCCATTCAGCCAGAGTGCTCAGCAAATAAtagaactaaaataaaaataatagattctaAAAAAAATGCAGCATTCTCTCGCTGTCGAAGTGCTTCCGGTAGTGATATGTTTCCGGTCAATAAAGATATTAGGTaacaataaatattcatatatctattgttTTTAAGAGAGCATGTTTGCACAATGCAAAGATAATGtagtcttttttacgattttcaAATATTTTGCCGTCTTCATGGTTAGGTTttgaaagaaaccaaaaaaacttTGCTTGCATATCTTACCATTGGTAAAATTTATCATGGGAACTCCGATGGCAAATTGTTAGTGAATATAACACCTGTGTTTGCATTGGTATTAGTTACCAGCGATCTTACCATCgcaagtgcgttagtgaatcaggTTTCTAGACTAATAATCTGAGTAATTTTCCGCTCATATTTCTTGCCTATTATCCATCGTTGTGAATGGCTAACGTCGAACGTGTTTAATGATGAGCAAACTTGGGTAAAACCTCAATTTGAGAAAATACTTTCGCTTGAAATTATTTACTCTGATTAATGGAAACGAAGTTAATTTGAAACCCccgttttatgtatttttaattcTGCATAACCGCTTGTTTAAGCACATCTATACCTGAAAAATATTCCACAGGATCCATAGCATTACAGGCCTGCCTATATTTCTTAGTACACATAGGGGGTGCGGGTGTCTGGCAGGGTCATCTATTCATACTTAGCtgcaaaaaaaaactaatccacAAGCGGTCCTATTTAGAGCAGTCCGTTGGTGTGTGTACGGGGCTTTCTGTAGTCTTTTTAATAGGAAAATTGAGAAACCTGAACTACTTAAAAGGCCTGTCCACCCGAGCGGCATGACCACGAGTAGTTTGCCCTAGTTCTGTGCACTTTCCATCACATTAGCAGGGGggtgtcattgttactgttatccagTTCCTACTTTTAATAAGATTTGCTTGTTTTGGTTTTTGCTTTTGGTTGAAACAAACTGGACATCAAAGGTTATATAGTAAAGTATTGTGatgaaaggggtaaggaagagttAAAGATTGGGATAAAATGTGTTCCATATCAATTATAGaatgttataggatagtatggtagtgaaaaggggaagatgaggagcaaAGGAAGTAAAGCGGAGataagtaaaagaggaaagggtcGAGGACACAGGCAATTAGATGAAATGGAGGTTCTGTGGCTGAGGAATGAATAGGAACATTAAGGAAAACCAACAAGAGACATTGTGAAACAAATCAATGGGGAAACACGGGTAgagatgacaataaggatgaatagtagtagtgatggggggggagaagggattgACAATGAAGACTGCATATGTGAAGGGGTGCATTGTGAAGGTTGAGCAATGACCTGAGTCGGTGGTTCGGAGTGGATATTGTCAGTAATCATCGAGGAGGGAGTATCAGCGGTTGGAGTAGTGGTCCAAGGAGGGACAGGAGTCAAGAAACCAGTGAAATCAAATTTAGAAAGACGTAGAAGAAAGGTCAAGCTGTAATGCTCCCCCAATATGGATAAGGTATTGGTCACGGTGAGCCTCATaagtgtgggggatgggggacggTCTACCCCTTAGGAGTAATAACTAGGCGATTAATAAAGTGAAAACCGTGCCCACGGCTACAggaggccattcaggactgacaGCCAGCATTTCATCCTTTCAGGACAGCGCTCTCACCCTGgggaagtggacagaaggggatgaaggaaaaggaaagaagagactaTGCAAAATTAGTCCAGTCGAGGGCTGAAGTCCAAGGTCGGGGTGATACTCTTGGACCTGTCTCCGTCTCTGAagcacctcccaccccaccccccaacaacaACGGCAAGTAGGTGATTGGGAAGTTGATTTATGCTTTTAAATACTCGATTTCAATAATCAGTTACAGaaatatcaatagtaatcatCCCGTTTGCGTTTATAGTGGTTCTTCTAGGAACTTAATTCATCACTGGTTATTAAATACCCGTGGTATGCTTACTGATGAAATAATACTTTTATATGAACATTTTTTAATGGTTATAGAAAAAAGTTACCAAAAAACATTCATTTTATTTAAAGAAATACATTCGCGCACATCTTGCAAGTCCATTAAATAATGTACAGGCCTTAATATTCTTCGCCATCATCCTCGCCTGCTTCAGCCGAGTCGCACCCCACCTCCTCGTAATCCTTCTCGAGTGCCCCCAGGTCTTCGCGCGCCTCCGtgaactccccctcctccatgcccTCGCCCACGTACCAGTGCACGAAGGCCCTCTTGGCGTACATCAGGTCGAACTTGTGATCGAGGCGCGCCCAGGCCTCGGCAATGGCGGTGGTGTTCGAGAGCATGCACACTGCGCGGGACACCTTCGCCAGGTCTCCGCCAGGAACAATGGTCGGCGGCTGGTAGTTGATGCCCACTTTGAAGCCCGTGGGGCACCAGTCCACGAACTGGATGGTGCGCTTCGTCTTGATGCCTGCGATGGCGGCGTTCACGTCCTTGGGCACGACGTCACCGCGGTAGAGCAGGCAGCAGGCCATGTACTTTCCGTGACGAGGGTCGCACTTGACCATCTGGTTGGCGGGCTCGAAGCAGGCGTTGGTGATCTCAGAGACCGAGAGCTGCTCGTGGTAAACCTTCTCTGCCGAGATGACGGGGGCGTAGGTGACCAGAGGGAAGTGGATCCTGGGGTAGGGCACCAAGTTGGTCTGGAACTCCGTCAGGTCGACATTGAGGGCGCCGTCGAATCTGAGAGACGCCGTGATGGATGAGACGATCTGGCCAATCAGGCGGTTCAGATTGGTATAAGAGGGACGTTCAATGTCAAGGTTCCTGCGGCAGATGTCGTAGATGGCCTCGTTGTCGACCATGAAGGCGCAGTCGGAGTGCTCGAGGGTGGTGTGGGTCGTCAGGATCGAGTTGTAGGGCTCGACGACGGCGGTGGCGACCTGCGGGGCGGGGTAGATGGCGAACTCCAGCTTGCTCTTCTTCCCGTAGTCCACAGACAGCCTCTCCATCAGCAGGGACGTGAAGCCAGACCCGGTCCCGCCGCCGAACGAGTGGAAGATCAGGAAACCTTGCAGACCAGTGCAGTTGTCGGCCAACTTTCGGATGCGGTCGAGGACGAGGTCGACGATTTCTTTGCCTATCGTGTAGTGGCCTCGAGCGTAGTTGTTGGCGGCGTCTTCCTTGCCGGTGATGAGTTGTTCGGGGTGGAAGAGCTGGCGGTAACAGCCTGTCCGTATCTCGCCTGGAAAGTGAAGACGCACTATTAGCCGAAATAGCCAGATGATGGAAGCGACTTTTTACAGTGTAAATGGATATTTAAGACCAGTATGCAATATTTTTCCATTTCCATAAGGTTAATCTTTGAAATTTCCTCAGCGACTCGCCCTTTGAAAACTAAACTTATTTGAATGTCCCAAGAAGCCAGCTAGTAAGTGCGTTTTGTATTACAATATACGAAGAAAGCAATTACAGAGAAAGGAAATTTGAGTTATGTTGCAAAATACATCCGGCCCCGTGGTCGTTTTCCTATATCCTTTAAGGGTGGTTCAGAATTTTAAAGattttcacaagcgtacaaaccgtacgctggggaggggggggggggggaggaactgcGCTCTTCAGAAAATGTCAGTTTTTGTTACATTGCATAATTCACCTGGCGTTATTCTTACACACGAAAAATATTTTCACTCTTTTAACCCATTGGAATTTCGGTatcggtagaggttgaagaccgcgacgcgcgtagatagaggaaaatggacaccgccatcttatagagcgggaaaaatagaaggggatagtgtttagtttaagatgcaccggccttatagtcaccgctaaatgacgaaaatatatcgcgcggccgcctttcaaattcaaagtcgatgagcttgtttaccttgctaggaaaaacacgacactgacccacgaacgcatttttgcgttcgcgaactagtccgtgtatcattacgcgcttgtcaaaacgatatttggctaattatctgtgtctgctggtacgcatttatacctttaaagtcttttagtaatgttattatacttcaattgcatatttttatatttatctataccctcatatcgaatcctgcgcatcgagtgtttcacactttcttgcgccagccacaggttgacagctcaccaactcgctcatttcgagattgaaagccggtgagaaatgttgcgtttccagtgttgtgttgattctgggttcttttttaagacctttacagtggcatcgaagaataattcgacttcagtaaccatcccagttttatatctgagcccatcaagagctccaaaggacgaaaaaggtgattaaaatcgaagcaatcccaacagtacaaagaaacgaaagtttcacgtttcctgatataaaggtatttggtttattattttacggtgtgaatgcagctctgtcttgccgtacataccgtggtggagagaatgtgtcctggggggtgttggggggcttgccccccatcaaccctcccctcgggcagtgcccgaagggcacgcctagtcacggcaatttatattgatatattaggttggttggattattggtcaatacgtttttgggggttggaacgtgtgaattcccgtagattttttgccgaaatgtgggttgggttcccgtagagtgatttatttcgcgtcagtccgtaaactttcaaagatggcggttacatccgtagagtttcactggccgattttaagcgttttttgtgctagttttacgcatttttggtcgttattattcttatttaagcttgttttaccccataatatccctgatatacttcatgccctcccctgctaacgggactatcaaatcaagatcgtcgatagagaaatggtactcgatctcctgaacgattcattcgcaaaagaaacaacgccgaaaatcgatgaaatcataggattccATGCAGAAAAACTTTTCGACAGTCcatgcgagggtgcgtcgcggtcttcaacaattaccttcggggacttcgtctctgacggGTGCGGTCCTATCAAACATTTACCAAATCTACAGTCACTGATATAAATCATGATCTGCGCATGCAAAGAAcgtcagaaatgaagaaaatggatcGCAAGTCGAGTCCACTCACTACGACCAAGTCCTCGCACGATTGGGAAGTCAAAATCACCCAAACGAGGGTATCATGCGAAAGCAATAACCCAAACTTAACCTCTCCTACTTTTCATTTATTCCCTAGAGGGGTGGaaagctcaccccccccccttattaaCACTACAATGAAAAACCGACATTGAGAACTGGCCGTCCGAAGGTGGTGTGGACAGCGTGGCGCTAAGGACcgtatattttcgtcatttaacgATAAATATGAGGCCACTAGCTATTCCTTGTCTTATACCTATTTGTTATACTCCAAGATAGCGGTGTCCTTATAAAATGTTCGTTTCGTCTAATCCTCACAGACCGTCTGAAACCTATCCATGGAGCCCAGATTAAGGACCTCTTATCTTGATGGTAAATACAACACCGCAATCATCAAAAACCATGTCCTCCAACTCGAACGAACACCATACATAAGAATACACTATTCGCTTTCAAATATAACGTGCGCTGATCTCCTATTTCATCATATATACTTTATCAAAATAGTTCCTCAGTTGCCTCATTCTCAGTCCAAAGAACTCCATAACACTCACCAATAACCGAAGCTTCGAGATCGACGAACACCGCCCTCGGAACGTGCTTTCCCGACCCGGTCTCGCTGAAGAAGGTGTTGAAGGAATCGTCTCCGCCAGCTTTATCGGAGGCCATTGTGCCGTCCGCCTGAATGCCATGTTCCAGGCAGTAGAGTTCCCAGCAAGAATTTCCCATCTGTGTTCCGGCCTGGCCCACGTGGACAGAGATGCACTCGCGCTGTTGAAAGGGAAGCAGGTTTATTATATTCGCACAAAGTTAAAATACCATTGGGTTCAGGTTTACCAAAAATAAGTGGTTTATATGAGACTATACACTTTTATTCTCAAGTAAATTATATTGATGAAGGATTCCGGTGATCATGGTGAAAAGCAAACTTATGAcgcaaaaaaaaactaatgtgcaACATACACACtttcgcatacatatatattacttatttccACTAGCATACAACGACAGACAATATGGTAACCTAAAATCTCCTCAGTGCAAAATTCAAACTACTTCCAAAGTTAATATAGACACCAATTTCTGGTTTACGCTAAAATTACTCACCATTTTCCTTGTTACTGCAAACTTTTTAAATGAACAGACGACTCTCAATAAGAGCACATAAAGGacgctttttttttaagaatcaatAAGAAACCATATAACGATATCCTCACGAGACGACGAACAACACCTTCCTTCGGACTGCAATTGCGGAATGCGGCTCCAGCGCGATCGGAGAAAGACGATGGCGGGAATACACAGGCTTTCGGGCGTGACGTCACGGGTACTGGTGCTTTGGCGAGGAGGCAGTTACACGAAAACAATGGGAGTGTTGTTTCAGAAACGAGgttttatatgttttcttttcttctttgttctcctttttattgCAAACTTTAGGGAAAAAAGGTAGAACTGATTATTATCCTGTAAGTGTGGACTGTTTATCTGTTGCGAGTAATATCTCGTAaactaaaacaatgaaaatgttcGTCACTGGTAGTTTAGACCTTATATTTCCAAATTACTTTCTGATAGTAAACGGTGCGGATGTTATCTTTAcgtacaatacacacacgcacacacacacacacacacacacacacacacacacacacacacacacacacacatatatatatatatatatatatatatatatatatatatacatatatatatatatatatatatatatgtatgtatgtatgtatgtatatatatacatatatatatgtatatatacatatatatgtttatatatatatagatatgtatatatataaacatatattatctttacgtacagtacacacacacacacacacacacacacacacacacacacacacacacacacacatatatatatatatatatatatatatatatatatatatatatatgtatgtatgtatgtatatatacatatatatgtttatatatatatatataaacatatatattatctttacgtacagtacacacacacacacacacacacacacacacacacacacac
The DNA window shown above is from Penaeus vannamei isolate JL-2024 chromosome 29, ASM4276789v1, whole genome shotgun sequence and carries:
- the LOC113803515 gene encoding tubulin alpha-3 chain-like; its protein translation is MRECISVHVGQAGTQMGNSCWELYCLEHGIQADGTMASDKAGGDDSFNTFFSETGSGKHVPRAVFVDLEASVIGEIRTGCYRQLFHPEQLITGKEDAANNYARGHYTIGKEIVDLVLDRIRKLADNCTGLQGFLIFHSFGGGTGSGFTSLLMERLSVDYGKKSKLEFAIYPAPQVATAVVEPYNSILTTHTTLEHSDCAFMVDNEAIYDICRRNLDIERPSYTNLNRLIGQIVSSITASLRFDGALNVDLTEFQTNLVPYPRIHFPLVTYAPVISAEKVYHEQLSVSEITNACFEPANQMVKCDPRHGKYMACCLLYRGDVVPKDVNAAIAGIKTKRTIQFVDWCPTGFKVGINYQPPTIVPGGDLAKVSRAVCMLSNTTAIAEAWARLDHKFDLMYAKRAFVHWYVGEGMEEGEFTEAREDLGALEKDYEEVGCDSAEAGEDDGEEY